One window from the genome of Sardina pilchardus chromosome 12, fSarPil1.1, whole genome shotgun sequence encodes:
- the esco2 gene encoding N-acetyltransferase ESCO2 has protein sequence MLPNLTSRKRKQCSPDGNPAKRQIINGYSPPRRSSPRNAQPSILKCVGHLEKENHSPIKSPGKRQRTSPPMPLTPKKGSWNSLLEEPPKKQMSPQKATVAGSFYSKQKVLYLTPLERKLLKETKSPPSKSVEEKPNPPPSAGKPKGKRGRLPKKITSSKVQKPSIKGYLSAKVSVSKVSPSTKTDSMNSRSEASKKTPMFTFGSLKNKAKPKIFIGAAFFASGKKPAAIHKQAVPWKPKQTESQEKGKARTPEKKCSEKDKEQQRRSPIRRAVFARKPPQKDRSPTELTNTEKPKETTTDKPTDVPLSPEVGSPRAFLEKHGIMKDLKVMLRRSESLSNSVSSLNNVCTQESDIEMGSDTEFDLSEINQSQDDSSSDDAVYPIFGSKRSQRKKVLSSPRTCSTPSGLSSSLTPSAKDRSSARTRREGRKCDDDQLIIDAGQKQFGATTCGSCGMLYSADSLEDKLQHNQFHQRFLDAIKFVGWKKERVVNEFWDGKILLVLPDDPKYATRKAEDVRKVADSELGFQQITLSSPSSAKTYLFVNSDKMVVGCVVAEQIRQAFRVLEQSQQPQPQKRASIDEEDILERHRAWCCSTVPERAICGISRVWVFSLMRRKSIATRMLDTVRNSFMYGSHLTKEEIAFSDPTPDGKLFATKYCGTPTFLVYNFIG, from the exons ATGTTGCCCAACCTTACTTCAAGAAAGAGGAAGCAGTGCTCTCCTGATGG AAACCCTGCAAAGAGGCAGATTATCAATGGCTATAGCCCTCCGAGGAGATCATCCCCTCGCAACGCCCAACCTTCCATCCTAAAGTGTGTCGGTCATCTTGAGAAGGAGAACCATTCACCCATTAAGTCACCAGGAAAGAGACAACGCACCTCGCCTCCAATGCCTCTTACCCCTAAAAAAGGCTCCTGGAACTCTTTACTGGAAGAACCTCCCAAAAAGCAGATGTCTCCTCAGAAGGCCACTGTAGCAGGCTCCTTCTACAGCAAACAGAAGGTCTTGTATCTCACACCCCTGGAGAGGAAGCTGCTGAAGGAAACCAAATCACCGCCGTCCAAATCCGTCGAGGAGAAGCCCAACCCTCCACCTTCTGCGGGCAAACCCAAAGGCAAGAGAGGCCGACTTCCAAAGAAGATTACGTCATCTAAAGTCCAGAAGCCCAGCATTAAGGGCTACCTTTCAGCAAAGGTCAGTGTGAGTAAGGTGTCTCCCAGCACCAAGACTGACTCAATGAACTCTCGGTCAGAAGCCTCAAAGAAAACTCCCATGTTTACCTTTGGTAGCCTGAAGAACAAGGCCAAACCCAAGATCTTTATAGGCGCTGCTTTCTTTGCTTCTGGCAAAAAGCCCGCTGCCATTCACAAACAGGCAGTGCCATGGAAGCCCAAACAGACTGAAAGTCAGGAGAAAGGCAAAGCCAGGACTCCAGAGAAGAAGTGCAGTGAGAAGGATAAGGAACAGCAGAGACGTTCACCGATTCGACGCGCCGTGTTTGCCAGGAAGCCGCCACAAAAGGACAGATCACCAACGGAGCTCACAAACACGGAGAAACCAAAGGAAACAACCACGGACAAGCCCACGGACGTGCCCCTGAGTCCTGAGGTTGGGTCCCCCCGTGCCTTCCTGGAGAAGCATGGCATCATGAAGGACCTCAAAGTCATGCTGAGGAGATCTGAGTCCCTCAGTAATTCTGTTTCTTCTCTGAATAATGTCTGCACACAG GAGTCAGATATTGAAATGGGCTCTGACACGGAGTTTGACCTCAGTGAGATCAATCAATCACAAGATGACAGCAGCTCTGATGATG CTGTGTACCCCATCTTTGGCTCCAAGAG GTCCCAGAGGAAGAAGGTCCTGTCCTCCCCCAGGACATGTAGTACCCCCTCAGGTCTGTCCAGCAGCCTCACACCCTCAGCCAAGGACCGGAGCAGTGCCCGCACCAGGCGGGAAGGCAGGAAGTGTGACGACGACCAGCTCATTATC GACGCGGGCCAGAAGCAGTTTGGAGCGACCACCTGCGGCTCCTGCGGGATGCTGTACAGTGCGGACAGCCTGGAGGACAAGCTGCAGCACAACCAGTTCCACCAGCGCTTCCTGGACGCCATCAAGTTTGTG GGCTGGAAGAAAGAGCGTGTGGTAAATGAGTTCTGGGACGGTAAAATACTTCTCGTTCTCCCCGATGATCCAAAGTATGCAACAAGAAAG gcGGAAGATGTGCGCAAGGTGGCAGACAGTGAGCTGGGTTTCCAGCAGATCACCCTGAGCAGTCCCAGCTCAGCCAAGACCTACCTGTTCGTCAACAGCGACAAGATGGTGGTGGGCTGCGTGGTGGCCGAACAAATCCGACAG GCGTTCCGTGTGCTGGAGCAGTCTCAGCAGCCGCAGCCGCAGAAGAGGGCGTCCATAGATGAGGAGGACATCCTGGAACGCCACCGGGCCTGGTGCTGCTCCACGGTGCCCGAGCGAGCCATCTGCGGGATCAGCCGCGTCTGGGTCTTCAgtctgatgaggaggaagagcatcGCCACGCGCATGCTGGACACTGTCAG AAATTCTTTCATGTATGGAAGCCATCTAACTAAAGAGGAGATTGCTTTCTCCGACCCCACACCAGATGGCAAACTCTTCGCCACCAAGTACTGTGGGACTCCAACTTTCCTGGTCTACAATTTCATTGGCTGA
- the slc35d3 gene encoding solute carrier family 35 member D3 has protein sequence MDVCKGRMLGITVAVAHGFFSGSLNILLKFLITTYHFNYLTLIQFLTSSTAALTLETLRRLGKVDIPPFSLQLVKVFSSVCIMATLQSTLTLWSLKGLSLPMYVVFKRCLPLATLGIGVCILKNGIPSVGVIGAVLITTTGAALAGAGDLTGDPFGYVTGVLAVIIHASYLVLIQKASSDTEHGPLTAQYTIAIVASPVLLVCAFVSMDAIDMWSYEGWANPYITGIFVTCIVIGCAMNFTTLHCTYINSAVTTSFVGVVKSIATITVGMVAFTDVEPTSLFIAGVVVNTVGSITYCIVKYFETRRKLKYQDMDEASAEEGLPGQPYTEPAKPEGGDAGGEAEAEGEGLANGTLATGLPDGSDQTPFPALEHTEQESVEMQKQAYFQEGEPLAQPQSLSDSYLGVWRSVRTLKFFKKDTLIDNMEVQSP, from the exons ATGGATGTTTGCAAAGGTCGTATGCTGGGCATTACGGTGGCTGTAGCCCACGGTTTTTTCTCGGGATCTTTAAACATTTTGTTAAAATTTCTCATCACCACTTACCACTTCAATTACCTCACCCTGATCCAGTTCCTGACGAGTAGCACTGCGGCGCTTACTCTGGAGACGCTGAGGAGATTGGGAAAAGTAGATATACCTCCGTTCAGTCTACAGTTAGTGAAAGTTTTCTCCAGCGTGTGCATTATGGCCACTCTACAGTCAACCCTGACGCTGTGGTCTCTCAAAGGACTTAGTTTACCGATGTATGTGGTTTTCAAACGATGTCTCCCCTTGGCAACGCTGGGGATTGGGGTTTGCATTTTAAAGAACGGAATTCCCTCGGTCGGTGTGATCGGTGCGGTGTTGATTACCACGACAGGAGCAGCCTTGGCAG GTGCGGGTGATCTCACGGGAGACCCGTTTGGCTACGTGACGGGCGTGCTGGCGGTGATCATCCACGCCTCCTACCTGGTCCTCATCCAGAAGGCCAGCAGCGACACCGAGCACGGGCCGCTCACGGCCCAGTACACCATCGCCATCGTGGCCTCGCCCGTGCTGCTGGTGTGCGCCTTCGTCAGCATGGACGCCATCGACATGTGGAGCTACGAGGGCTGGGCGAACCCCTACATCACGGGCATCTTCGTCACCTGCATCGTCATCGGCTGCGCCATGAACTTCACCACGCTGCACTGCACCTACATCAACTCGGCGGTGACCACCAGCTTCGTGGGCGTGGTGAAGAGCATCGCCACCATCACGGTGGGCATGGTGGCCTTCACCGACGTGGAGCCCACCAGCCTCTTCATCGCCGGCGTGGTGGTCAACACCGTGGGCTCCATCACCTACTGCATCGTCAAGTACTTCGAGACCCGGAGGAAGCTCAAGTACCAGGACATGGACGAGGCCTCCGCCGAGGAGGGGCTGCCCGGGCAGCCGTACACCGAGCCGGCCAAACCCGAGGGGGGCGACGCCGGGGgggaggcggaggcggagggGGAGGGACTGGCCAACGGGACCCTGGCCACGGGGTTGCCAGACGGGAGTGACCAGACCCCGTTCCCGGCGCTGGAGCACACTGAGCAGGAGTCGGTGGAGATGCAGAAGCAGGCCTACTTCCAGGAGGGCGAGCCGCTCGCCCAGCCCCAGTCTCTGAGTGACAGTTACCTGGGGGTGTGGAGGTCCGTTCGCACACTCAAGTTCTTCAAGAAGGACACGCTGATTGACAATATGGAGGTGCAGAGCCCTTAA
- the pbk gene encoding lymphokine-activated killer T-cell-originated protein kinase homolog, which translates to MADSTPNAFKTPKRRNMKSPPTGTPVMIPASPFMKKLGCGTGVNVYLMERMGKQTHSPWAIKKINSKCAKTQQNVYQKRLNDEAQILKDIQHPNIVGFRAFTTSKDGSKCLAMEYGGEQSLNDLIERRREEGLKAFPAPLIEKVALHVARGLQYLHNEKKLLHGDMKSCNVVIRGDFNTVKICDVGVSLRLDENMQVSDPNARYIGTEPWKPKEALEGGLITDKADIFAYGLTLWEMMTLSMPHLEMLDDEDEDETDEDEDESSEEDFDEDAYYERLGTRPPLDMETLGGAYQRMAELFCLCTEEDPRKRPSAAHIVQVLESNNAQVNETDSEVIVID; encoded by the exons ATGGCAGACAGCACTCCAAATGCCTTCAAAACCCCCAAAAGGAGGAATATGAAAAGCCCTC CAACGGGAACCCCCGTCATGATTCCAGCGTCTCCCTTTATGAAGAAGTTGGGATGTGGGACAGGGGTCAATGTTTACCTGATGGAAAG AATGGGAAAGCAGACGCATTCTCCATGGGCCATTAAAAAGATCAACAGCAAATGCGCGAAGACCCAACAGAATGTGTACCAGAAACGTCTGAATGATGAGGCGCAGATTCTGAAAGACATACAGCATCCCAACATTGTTG GCTTCCGTGCTTTCACAACATCAAAGGATGGCTCCAAATGTCTTGCCATGGAGTACGGTGGAGAGCAGTCTCTCAATGATCTCAtcgagaggaggagggaggaaggactCAAAGCTTTCCCAGCTCCACTCATCGAGAAAGTGGCTCTGCATGTGGCTCGAGGCCTTCAG TACCTTCACAATGAGAAGAAACTACTACATGGGGACATGAAGTCCTGTAATGTGGTCATCAGGGGCGACTTTAATACGGTCAAGATCTGTGATGTAGGGGTGTCCCTCAGATTGGATGAGAACATGCAAG TGAGTGACCCAAACGCTCGCTACATCGGCACAGAGCCATGGAAGCCCAAGGAGGCGCTGGAAGGAGGGCTGATCACGGACAAGGCGGACATCTTCGCCTACGGCCTGACGCTGTGGGAGATGATGACGCTCTCCATGCCTCATCTGGAGATGctggatgatgaggatgaggacgaGACTGATGAAGACGAAG ACGAGTCTTCTGAGGAGGACTTTGACGAGGACGCCTACTACGAGCGCCTGGGCACCCGCCCGCCCCTGGACATGGAGACACTGGGCGGAGCCTACCAGCGTATGGCGGAGCTCTTCTGCCTCTGCACGGAGGAGGACCCTCGGAAGCGGCCGTCCGCCGCACACATCGTCCAGGTCCTGGAGTCTAACAACGCACAGGTCAATGAAACAGACAGCGAGGTCATCGTTATCGACTAG